Proteins found in one Xenopus laevis strain J_2021 chromosome 1L, Xenopus_laevis_v10.1, whole genome shotgun sequence genomic segment:
- the cdc37l1.L gene encoding hsp90 co-chaperone Cdc37-like 1, giving the protein MAFSYSPQNECGRSSAACKWSLAEAQQKLNSLALHNSESIDQEQATAQAELSELKRSEEEWRRKEAALSPGENWGLSTSDGLNQDVFNKSFINQVKKTREDEDQSISFIQKYEAKIQHFGMLSRWNDSQRFLSEYPDVVSEETAKYLLLWCYHLESEQKTALMEQVAHQAVVMQFIIEMAKSCNVDPRGCFRLFFQKAKEEKEGYFEAFKSELEILKSKVRQHTESQRYQTAVLKKPALPPDLGHMGKLQCHQQDVLQGHPNAGVCHVNPMEHSEDEDSRMMDTL; this is encoded by the exons ATGGCGTTTTCGTACTCGCCGCAGAATGAGTGTGGTAGGAGCTCGGCGGCGTGCAAGTGGAGCTTGGCTGAAGCGCAGCAGAAATTAAACAGTTTGGCACTTCACAACTCAGAGTCTATAGATCAAGAACAAGCGACGGCCCAGGCTGAGTTGTCCGAGCTAAAACGCAGCGAGGAAGAGTGGAGAAGAAAAGAAGCAGCGCTATCCCCGGGTGAGAACTGGGGATTGTCCACTTCGGATGGTCTTAATCAAGATGTATTTAATAAG AGTTTTATCAATCAGGTTAAGAAAACCAGAGAGGATGAAGATCAGTCAATATCTTTTATACAGAAATATGAGGCAAAAATTCAACATTTCG GTATGCTTAGTAGATGGAATGACAGCCAACGTTTTCTGTCCGAATATCCAGATGTTGTCAGTGAAGAAACTGCTAAGTATCTCCTCTTGTGGTGTTATCATTTAGAAAGTGAACAG AAGACAGCACTTATGGAACAAGTGGCACATCAAGCTGTCGTCATGCAGTTTATTATAGAAATGGCAAAAAGCTGTAATGTGGATCCCAGAGGTTGTTTCCGTTTGTTTTTCCAAAAAGCCAAA GAAGAAAAAGAAGGTTATTTTGAAGCCTTTAAAAGTGAACTTGAAATTCTGAAATCAAAAGTCCGTCAGCATACTGAATCCCAAAGATATCAAACTGCTGTGCTCAAGAAACCAGCTTTGCCTCCCGACCTTGGACATATGGGTAAACTGCAGTGCCATCAACag GATGTTCTGCAGGGTCACCCTAATGCCGGTGTATGCCATGTGAACCCTATGGAGCATTCAGAAGATGAGGATTCCAGAATGATGGACACACTATAA